A region of Chiroxiphia lanceolata isolate bChiLan1 chromosome 23, bChiLan1.pri, whole genome shotgun sequence DNA encodes the following proteins:
- the IGSF9B gene encoding protein turtle homolog B isoform X4 yields the protein MIWYVAALVASVLGARGLPVQGALGSREEPEFVTARAGESVILPCDVIHPLTGQPPPYVVEWFKFGVPIPIFIKFGFYPPHVDPEYAGRASLHDKASLRIEQVRSEDQGWYECKVLMLDQQYDTFHNGSWVHLTVQAPPTFTETPPQYVEAKEGSSVTLTCMAFGNPKPIVTWLREGDLLGDNGKYQVSDGSLTVLSISREDRGAYTCRAYSIQGEAVHTTRLLVQGPPFIVSPPENITVNISQDALFTCQAEAYPGNLTYLWYWEEENVYFKNDLKLRVRILIDGTLIIFHVKPEDSGKYTCIPSNSLGRSPSASAYLTVQYPARVVNMPPVIYVPIGIHGYIRCPVEAEPPVTLVKWNKDGRPLRIEKYAGWNLLEDGSIRIEEATEDALGTYTCVPYNALGTMGQSPPARLVLKDPPYFTVLPGWEYRQEAGRELLIPCAAAGDPFPIIAWRKVGKPSRSKHNTLPGGTLQIRSLGKDDHGEWECVATNIVASITASTHLTVVGTSPHAPTSVHVVAAMTSANVSWEPGYDGGYEQTFSVWMKRAQFGPHDWLSLPVPAGSSWLLVDTLEPETAYQFSVLAQNKLGTSSFSEVVTVNTLAFPVTTPEPLVLVTPPRCLTANRTQQGVLLSWLPPANHSFPIDRYIMEFRVAERWEILDDGIPGTEGEFFAKDLSLDTWYEFRVLAVMQDLISEPSNVAGVSSTDVFPQPDLTDEGLARPVLAGIVATICFLAAAILFSTLAACFVNKQRKRKLKRKKDPPLSITHCRKSLESPLSSGKVSPESIRTLRPPSESSDDQGPQAKRMLSPTKEKELSLYKKTKRAISSKKYSVSKAEAEAEATTPIELISRGPDGRFVMDPAEMEPSLKTRRIEGFPFVEETDMYPEFRQSDEENDDPVVPTSVTALKAQLTPLSSSQESYLQPPAYSPRFHRALEGPGALQATGQARPPAPRAFHHQFYGYLSSSSPGEVDPPPFYMPEVSPLSSVMSSPPLPPEGPFGHPTIPEENGENASNSTLPLAQTPTGGRSPEPWGRAEFPFGSLELAPAPFPHQLQPCEAAEGSQPTGCLPRGPPPSSLQVVPASYSGILPLEAPKSWTGKSPGRGQSSVPATTKWQDKPMQPMGCQGQLRHTSQGMGIPVLPYHEPSEPVGPSGTSTFSLDTRWYEPQPRPRPSPRQVRRAEPSLHQVVLQPSRLSPLTQSPLSSRNSSPELTARARPRPGLIQQTEVSEITLQPPAAVSFSRKSTPSSTGSPAPSSRGDSPSFRPTTAFTPVGTGFSNSQGSSLPVDTMDVFGDIPSPRRAGEEILQPEPTSTTTVAATGKRPSPPGDAAAPERLEALKYQRIKKPKKSSKGSSKSRKQPNGSASQVQHPPSSQVLSPDEAVCLRKKKRHPRQDPFARLSALKDDLCHRQLPEDQTAILNSVDHDDTSGHATLL from the exons GTGCCCTCGGCTCGAGGGAGGAGCCCGAGTTCGTGACCGCTCGCGCTGGCGAGAGCGTGATCCTGCCATGCGACGTGATCCACCCGCTCACGGGACAGCCCCCTCCCTATGTCGTGGAGTGGTTCAAGTTCGGCGTCCCCATCCCCATCTTCATCAAGTTTGGGTTTTACCCTCCCCATGTCGACCCAGAGTATGCCG GCCGGGCCAGCCTGCACGACAAAGCCTCCCTGCGCATTGAGCAGGTGCGCTCCGAGGACCAGGGCTGGTACGAGTGCAAAGTGCTCATGCTGGACCAGCAGTACGACACCTTCCACAACGGCAGCTGGGTCCACCTCACGGTGCAGG CTCCCCCCACCTTCACGGAGACCCCGCCGCAGTACGTAGAGGCGAAGGAGGGCAGCAGTGTCACCCTGACCTGCATGGCGTTCGGGAACCCCAAGCCCATTGTCACCTGGCTGAGAGAGGGAGACCTTTTGGGTGACAATGGCAAGTACCAG GTGAGCGACGGGAGCCTTACGGTGCTCTCCATCAGCCGGGAGGACAGAGGTGCCTACACCTGCCGGGCGTACAGCATCCAGGGGGAGGCCGTGCACACCACGCGCCTGCTCGTTCAAG gACCTCCCTTTATCGTTTCCCCTCCGGAGAACATCACAGTCAACATCTCCCAGGATGCACTCTTCACCTGCCAGGCCGAGGCGTACCCCGGGAACCTCACCTACCTGTGGTACTGGGAGGAGGAGAACGTCTACTTCAAGAA CGACCTGAAGTTGAGGGTGCGGATCCTGATCGACGGGACGCTCATTATTTTCCATGTCAAGCCAGAGGATTCTGGAAAATACACCTGTATCCCCAGCAACAGCCTGGGCCGCTCCCCATCAGCCTCTGCCTACCTGACAGTGCAGT atCCTGCCCGTGTGGTGAACATGCCCCCTGTCATCTACGTTCCCATCGGGATACACGGATACATCCGCTGCCCGGTCGAGGCAGAGCCCCCGGTCACGCTGGTCAAGTGGAACAAGGACGGGCGTCCCCTGCGAATCGAGAAG taTGCTGGCTGGAACCTGCTGGAGGACGGGTCGATCCGGATAGAGGAGGCAACTGAAGACGCTCTCGGCACTTACACCTGTGTGCCTTATAACGCCCTGGGTACGATGGGCCAGTCTCCCCCTGCCCGACTGGTACTGAAG GACCCCCCCTATTTCACGGTGCTACCAGGCTGGGAGTACAGacaggaggcagggagggagctgttGATTCCTTGCGCTGCTGCCGGAGACCCCTTTCCCATCATCGCCTGGAGAAAG GTAGGGAAGCCCAGCAGGAGCAAGCACAACACGCTGCCCGGCGGCACCCTGCAGATCCGCTCCCTCGGCAAGGACGACCACGGAGAGTGGGAGTGCGTCGCCACCAACATCGTCGCAAGCATTACTGCCAGCACCCACCTTACCGTCGTAG gcacaAGCCCTCACGCCCCAACCAGCGTGCACGTCGTGGCCGCCATGACCTCAGCCAACGTCTCCTGGGAGCCCGGCTACGACGGTGGATACGAGCAGACTTTCTCAGTTTG GATGAAGAGAGCCCAGTTTGGTCCCCATGACTGGCTgtctctccctgtgccagctggttCCAGTTGGCTACTGGTGGATACCTTGGAACCAGAGACTGCTTACCAGTTCAGTGTCTTGGCTCAAAACAAGCTGGGCACCAGCTCCTTCAGTGAGGTGGTCACTGTGAACACTCTAG catTCCCTGTAACAACTCCAGAGCCTCTGGTGTTGGTTACCCCACCGAGGTGCCTAACAGCCAACCGGACACAGCAAGGCGTCCTCCTGTCGTGGCTCCCTCCCGCCAACCACAGCTTCCCCATCGACCGCTACATCATGGAATTCCGCGTCGCCGAGAGGTGGGAGATCTTGGACGACGGCATCCCAGGGACCGAGGGCGAGTTTTTTGCCAAGGACTTGTCCCTG GACACCTGGTACGAGTTCCGTGTCCTGGCGGTCATGCAGGATCTCATCAGCGAACCCAGCAACGTCGCTGGGGTGTCCAGTACAG ACGTATTCCCTCAGCCTGACCTGACGGACGAGGGTCTAGCCCGCCCGGTGCTGGCTGGCATCGTTGCCACCATCTGCTTCCTGGCTGCTGCCATCCTCTTCAGCACACTCGCCGCCTGCTTCGTCAACAAGCAACGCAAACGCAAGCTCAAGCGCAAGAAAG ACCCTCCTCTCTCGATAACCCACTGCAGGAAGAGTTTGGAGTCCCC GTTGTCTTCAGGCAAGGTGAGTCCCGAGAGCATCCGCACGCTCCGTCCCCCCTCGGAGTCCTCTGACGACCAGGGTCCGCAGGCCAAGCGGATGCTGAGCCCCACCAAGGAGAAGGAGCTCTCCCTTTACAAGAAGACCAAACGAGCCATCAGCAGCAAGAAGTACAGCGTCTCCAAGGCGGAGGCCGAAGCCGAGGCCACCACCCCGATCGAGCTCATCAGCCGCGGGCCCGACGGCCGCTTCGTCATGGACCCGGCGGAGATGGAGCCCTCCCTGAAGACGCGGCGGATCGAGGGCTTCCCCTTCGTGGAGGAGACGGACATGTACCCCGAGTTCAGGCAGTCGGACGAGGAGAACGACGACCCCGTCGTCCCCACCTCCGTGACCGCCCTGAAAGCGCAGCTCACCCCTCTCTCCTCCAGCCAGGAGTCCTACCTTCAGCCACCAGCATACAGCCCCCGGTTCCACCGGGCGCTGGAGGGTCCCGGCGCCCTGCAGGCCACGGGCCAGGCCCGCCCGCCGGCCCCCCGGGCTTTCCACCACCAGTTTTACGGTtacctcagcagcagcagccccggggAGGTGGACCCGCCGCCCTTCTACATGCCAGAAGTCAGCCCGCTGAGCTCAGTCATGTCCTCCCCGCCGCTGCCCCCCGAGGGGCCCTTCGGACACCCCACCATCCCCGAGGAGAACGGGGAGAACGCCTCCAACAGCACGCTGCCCCTGGCCCAGACCCCCACGGGGGGCCGGTCCCCCGAGCCCTGGGGCAGGGCCGAGTTCCCCTTCGGCAGCCTGGAGCTGGCCCCCGCGCCGTTCCcccaccagctccagccctgcgAGGCAGCTGAGGGCTCCCAGCCCACCGGCTGCCTTCCTCGGGGGCcgcccccctcctccctccaggtGGTCCCCGCGTCCTACTCGGGCATCCTGCCCCTGGAGGCACCAAAGAGCTGGACCGGCAAGTCACCGGGCAGGGGTCAATCCTCCGTGCCCGCTACCACCAAGTGGCAGGACAAACCTATGCAACCCATGGGATGTCAAGGGCAGCTAAGACATACCAGCCAAGGTATGGGCATACCCGTGTTGCCTTACCACGAACCGTCCGAGCCCGTCGGCCCCAGCGGCACAAGCACATTCAGCCTGGACACCAGGTGGTACGAGCCCCAACCCCGACCTCGGCCCAGCCCTCGGCAGGTCAGGAGGGCTGAGCCCAGTTTACATCAGGTGGTGCTACAACCTTCAAGGCTTTCTCCTCTGACCCAAAGTCCCCTCAGCTCCCGCAACAGCTCCCCGGAGCTGACcgcccgcgcccggccccggccgggCCTCATCCAGCAGACGGAGGTGTCGGAGATCACGCTGCAGCCGCCCGCGGCCGTCAGCTTCTCCCGCAAATCCACGCCGTCGTCGACGGGATCCCCCGCGCCCAGCAGCCGGGGGGACAGCCCCAGCTTCCGACCGACCACCGCCTTCACCCCCGTGGGCACTGGCTTCTCCAACTCCCAGGGCTCCTCCCTGCCCGTGGACACCATGGATGTTTTCGGAGACATCCCCTCTCCGAGGAGGGCTGGCGAGGAGATTCTCCAACCGGAGCCGACATCCACCACCACGGTAGCCGCCACGGG AAAACGTCCATCTCCGCCCGGGGACGCTGCTGCACCTGAGAGGCTCGAAGCTCTGAAATACCAGCGGATAAAGAAGCCCAAAAAGTCATCCAAGGGCTCCTCGAAATCCAGAAAACAACCCA ACGGCTCTGCCTCCCAGGTTCAGcaccctcccagctctcagGTACTGTCGCCTGACGAAGCTGTCTGCCTCCGCAAGAAGAAGAGACACCCTCGTCAGGACCCCTTCGCCCGGCTCTCGGCGCTGAAGGACGACCTCTGCCACCGGCAGCTCCCCGAAGACCAGACAGCCATTCTCAACAGCGTGGACCACGATGACACCAGCGGGCACGCCACCCTGCTTTAG
- the IGSF9B gene encoding protein turtle homolog B isoform X3 yields the protein MIWYVAALVASVLGARGLPVQGALGSREEPEFVTARAGESVILPCDVIHPLTGQPPPYVVEWFKFGVPIPIFIKFGFYPPHVDPEYAGRASLHDKASLRIEQVRSEDQGWYECKVLMLDQQYDTFHNGSWVHLTVQAPPTFTETPPQYVEAKEGSSVTLTCMAFGNPKPIVTWLREGDLLGDNGKYQVSDGSLTVLSISREDRGAYTCRAYSIQGEAVHTTRLLVQGPPFIVSPPENITVNISQDALFTCQAEAYPGNLTYLWYWEEENVYFKNDLKLRVRILIDGTLIIFHVKPEDSGKYTCIPSNSLGRSPSASAYLTVQYPARVVNMPPVIYVPIGIHGYIRCPVEAEPPVTLVKWNKDGRPLRIEKYAGWNLLEDGSIRIEEATEDALGTYTCVPYNALGTMGQSPPARLVLKDPPYFTVLPGWEYRQEAGRELLIPCAAAGDPFPIIAWRKVGKPSRSKHNTLPGGTLQIRSLGKDDHGEWECVATNIVASITASTHLTVVGTSPHAPTSVHVVAAMTSANVSWEPGYDGGYEQTFSVWYGPLMKRAQFGPHDWLSLPVPAGSSWLLVDTLEPETAYQFSVLAQNKLGTSSFSEVVTVNTLAFPVTTPEPLVLVTPPRCLTANRTQQGVLLSWLPPANHSFPIDRYIMEFRVAERWEILDDGIPGTEGEFFAKDLSLDTWYEFRVLAVMQDLISEPSNVAGVSSTDVFPQPDLTDEGLARPVLAGIVATICFLAAAILFSTLAACFVNKQRKRKLKRKKDPPLSITHCRKSLESPLSSGKVSPESIRTLRPPSESSDDQGPQAKRMLSPTKEKELSLYKKTKRAISSKKYSVSKAEAEAEATTPIELISRGPDGRFVMDPAEMEPSLKTRRIEGFPFVEETDMYPEFRQSDEENDDPVVPTSVTALKAQLTPLSSSQESYLQPPAYSPRFHRALEGPGALQATGQARPPAPRAFHHQFYGYLSSSSPGEVDPPPFYMPEVSPLSSVMSSPPLPPEGPFGHPTIPEENGENASNSTLPLAQTPTGGRSPEPWGRAEFPFGSLELAPAPFPHQLQPCEAAEGSQPTGCLPRGPPPSSLQVVPASYSGILPLEAPKSWTGKSPGRGQSSVPATTKWQDKPMQPMGCQGQLRHTSQGMGIPVLPYHEPSEPVGPSGTSTFSLDTRWYEPQPRPRPSPRQVRRAEPSLHQVVLQPSRLSPLTQSPLSSRNSSPELTARARPRPGLIQQTEVSEITLQPPAAVSFSRKSTPSSTGSPAPSSRGDSPSFRPTTAFTPVGTGFSNSQGSSLPVDTMDVFGDIPSPRRAGEEILQPEPTSTTTVAATGKRPSPPGDAAAPERLEALKYQRIKKPKKSSKGSSKSRKQPNGSASQVQHPPSSQVLSPDEAVCLRKKKRHPRQDPFARLSALKDDLCHRQLPEDQTAILNSVDHDDTSGHATLL from the exons GTGCCCTCGGCTCGAGGGAGGAGCCCGAGTTCGTGACCGCTCGCGCTGGCGAGAGCGTGATCCTGCCATGCGACGTGATCCACCCGCTCACGGGACAGCCCCCTCCCTATGTCGTGGAGTGGTTCAAGTTCGGCGTCCCCATCCCCATCTTCATCAAGTTTGGGTTTTACCCTCCCCATGTCGACCCAGAGTATGCCG GCCGGGCCAGCCTGCACGACAAAGCCTCCCTGCGCATTGAGCAGGTGCGCTCCGAGGACCAGGGCTGGTACGAGTGCAAAGTGCTCATGCTGGACCAGCAGTACGACACCTTCCACAACGGCAGCTGGGTCCACCTCACGGTGCAGG CTCCCCCCACCTTCACGGAGACCCCGCCGCAGTACGTAGAGGCGAAGGAGGGCAGCAGTGTCACCCTGACCTGCATGGCGTTCGGGAACCCCAAGCCCATTGTCACCTGGCTGAGAGAGGGAGACCTTTTGGGTGACAATGGCAAGTACCAG GTGAGCGACGGGAGCCTTACGGTGCTCTCCATCAGCCGGGAGGACAGAGGTGCCTACACCTGCCGGGCGTACAGCATCCAGGGGGAGGCCGTGCACACCACGCGCCTGCTCGTTCAAG gACCTCCCTTTATCGTTTCCCCTCCGGAGAACATCACAGTCAACATCTCCCAGGATGCACTCTTCACCTGCCAGGCCGAGGCGTACCCCGGGAACCTCACCTACCTGTGGTACTGGGAGGAGGAGAACGTCTACTTCAAGAA CGACCTGAAGTTGAGGGTGCGGATCCTGATCGACGGGACGCTCATTATTTTCCATGTCAAGCCAGAGGATTCTGGAAAATACACCTGTATCCCCAGCAACAGCCTGGGCCGCTCCCCATCAGCCTCTGCCTACCTGACAGTGCAGT atCCTGCCCGTGTGGTGAACATGCCCCCTGTCATCTACGTTCCCATCGGGATACACGGATACATCCGCTGCCCGGTCGAGGCAGAGCCCCCGGTCACGCTGGTCAAGTGGAACAAGGACGGGCGTCCCCTGCGAATCGAGAAG taTGCTGGCTGGAACCTGCTGGAGGACGGGTCGATCCGGATAGAGGAGGCAACTGAAGACGCTCTCGGCACTTACACCTGTGTGCCTTATAACGCCCTGGGTACGATGGGCCAGTCTCCCCCTGCCCGACTGGTACTGAAG GACCCCCCCTATTTCACGGTGCTACCAGGCTGGGAGTACAGacaggaggcagggagggagctgttGATTCCTTGCGCTGCTGCCGGAGACCCCTTTCCCATCATCGCCTGGAGAAAG GTAGGGAAGCCCAGCAGGAGCAAGCACAACACGCTGCCCGGCGGCACCCTGCAGATCCGCTCCCTCGGCAAGGACGACCACGGAGAGTGGGAGTGCGTCGCCACCAACATCGTCGCAAGCATTACTGCCAGCACCCACCTTACCGTCGTAG gcacaAGCCCTCACGCCCCAACCAGCGTGCACGTCGTGGCCGCCATGACCTCAGCCAACGTCTCCTGGGAGCCCGGCTACGACGGTGGATACGAGCAGACTTTCTCAGTTTGGTACGGCCCTCT GATGAAGAGAGCCCAGTTTGGTCCCCATGACTGGCTgtctctccctgtgccagctggttCCAGTTGGCTACTGGTGGATACCTTGGAACCAGAGACTGCTTACCAGTTCAGTGTCTTGGCTCAAAACAAGCTGGGCACCAGCTCCTTCAGTGAGGTGGTCACTGTGAACACTCTAG catTCCCTGTAACAACTCCAGAGCCTCTGGTGTTGGTTACCCCACCGAGGTGCCTAACAGCCAACCGGACACAGCAAGGCGTCCTCCTGTCGTGGCTCCCTCCCGCCAACCACAGCTTCCCCATCGACCGCTACATCATGGAATTCCGCGTCGCCGAGAGGTGGGAGATCTTGGACGACGGCATCCCAGGGACCGAGGGCGAGTTTTTTGCCAAGGACTTGTCCCTG GACACCTGGTACGAGTTCCGTGTCCTGGCGGTCATGCAGGATCTCATCAGCGAACCCAGCAACGTCGCTGGGGTGTCCAGTACAG ACGTATTCCCTCAGCCTGACCTGACGGACGAGGGTCTAGCCCGCCCGGTGCTGGCTGGCATCGTTGCCACCATCTGCTTCCTGGCTGCTGCCATCCTCTTCAGCACACTCGCCGCCTGCTTCGTCAACAAGCAACGCAAACGCAAGCTCAAGCGCAAGAAAG ACCCTCCTCTCTCGATAACCCACTGCAGGAAGAGTTTGGAGTCCCC GTTGTCTTCAGGCAAGGTGAGTCCCGAGAGCATCCGCACGCTCCGTCCCCCCTCGGAGTCCTCTGACGACCAGGGTCCGCAGGCCAAGCGGATGCTGAGCCCCACCAAGGAGAAGGAGCTCTCCCTTTACAAGAAGACCAAACGAGCCATCAGCAGCAAGAAGTACAGCGTCTCCAAGGCGGAGGCCGAAGCCGAGGCCACCACCCCGATCGAGCTCATCAGCCGCGGGCCCGACGGCCGCTTCGTCATGGACCCGGCGGAGATGGAGCCCTCCCTGAAGACGCGGCGGATCGAGGGCTTCCCCTTCGTGGAGGAGACGGACATGTACCCCGAGTTCAGGCAGTCGGACGAGGAGAACGACGACCCCGTCGTCCCCACCTCCGTGACCGCCCTGAAAGCGCAGCTCACCCCTCTCTCCTCCAGCCAGGAGTCCTACCTTCAGCCACCAGCATACAGCCCCCGGTTCCACCGGGCGCTGGAGGGTCCCGGCGCCCTGCAGGCCACGGGCCAGGCCCGCCCGCCGGCCCCCCGGGCTTTCCACCACCAGTTTTACGGTtacctcagcagcagcagccccggggAGGTGGACCCGCCGCCCTTCTACATGCCAGAAGTCAGCCCGCTGAGCTCAGTCATGTCCTCCCCGCCGCTGCCCCCCGAGGGGCCCTTCGGACACCCCACCATCCCCGAGGAGAACGGGGAGAACGCCTCCAACAGCACGCTGCCCCTGGCCCAGACCCCCACGGGGGGCCGGTCCCCCGAGCCCTGGGGCAGGGCCGAGTTCCCCTTCGGCAGCCTGGAGCTGGCCCCCGCGCCGTTCCcccaccagctccagccctgcgAGGCAGCTGAGGGCTCCCAGCCCACCGGCTGCCTTCCTCGGGGGCcgcccccctcctccctccaggtGGTCCCCGCGTCCTACTCGGGCATCCTGCCCCTGGAGGCACCAAAGAGCTGGACCGGCAAGTCACCGGGCAGGGGTCAATCCTCCGTGCCCGCTACCACCAAGTGGCAGGACAAACCTATGCAACCCATGGGATGTCAAGGGCAGCTAAGACATACCAGCCAAGGTATGGGCATACCCGTGTTGCCTTACCACGAACCGTCCGAGCCCGTCGGCCCCAGCGGCACAAGCACATTCAGCCTGGACACCAGGTGGTACGAGCCCCAACCCCGACCTCGGCCCAGCCCTCGGCAGGTCAGGAGGGCTGAGCCCAGTTTACATCAGGTGGTGCTACAACCTTCAAGGCTTTCTCCTCTGACCCAAAGTCCCCTCAGCTCCCGCAACAGCTCCCCGGAGCTGACcgcccgcgcccggccccggccgggCCTCATCCAGCAGACGGAGGTGTCGGAGATCACGCTGCAGCCGCCCGCGGCCGTCAGCTTCTCCCGCAAATCCACGCCGTCGTCGACGGGATCCCCCGCGCCCAGCAGCCGGGGGGACAGCCCCAGCTTCCGACCGACCACCGCCTTCACCCCCGTGGGCACTGGCTTCTCCAACTCCCAGGGCTCCTCCCTGCCCGTGGACACCATGGATGTTTTCGGAGACATCCCCTCTCCGAGGAGGGCTGGCGAGGAGATTCTCCAACCGGAGCCGACATCCACCACCACGGTAGCCGCCACGGG AAAACGTCCATCTCCGCCCGGGGACGCTGCTGCACCTGAGAGGCTCGAAGCTCTGAAATACCAGCGGATAAAGAAGCCCAAAAAGTCATCCAAGGGCTCCTCGAAATCCAGAAAACAACCCA ACGGCTCTGCCTCCCAGGTTCAGcaccctcccagctctcagGTACTGTCGCCTGACGAAGCTGTCTGCCTCCGCAAGAAGAAGAGACACCCTCGTCAGGACCCCTTCGCCCGGCTCTCGGCGCTGAAGGACGACCTCTGCCACCGGCAGCTCCCCGAAGACCAGACAGCCATTCTCAACAGCGTGGACCACGATGACACCAGCGGGCACGCCACCCTGCTTTAG